The Mugil cephalus isolate CIBA_MC_2020 chromosome 8, CIBA_Mcephalus_1.1, whole genome shotgun sequence genome segment TCTCCtcattaaacctttaaactgtcacatttatgtgtttctcttttcaatcCAGGACTTAATTAAAGAACAAATATTTATCACATTCCTACGACTGAGGTTCTGCTTTAAGAGtaacagcaaacacaagcacaaacagcagcagtctagAGAAGAAATCAagtttccttctccagctggaaTTCTGCAGCCTCTGATTTAACCACAACTTTGTCTAGTGGAGCTGCAAATAATCCTGCAACTAAAACAAGTTTACAGGACTTCTTTCTCTACTgggcaacagaaacataaatgatgGCTGCAGCAGAATCGTCAGGTCGTCACGTCTCCactaaagcaaaataaatctgcatcagTACAAGGTGAACCACAGATTATTCACTGGTTTATTACTGATGAGTTTTTACTAAATGCTAAGTTTAGACAGAGCAGGTGAAATAAAACctattcttttattaaacacaacattCCTCTGGACTCAGAGATGGATAAAGAGgaattaaaatcctcaaaacagaaaaaaaaccacaaagtataaaaacagaactgggaaataaatcatgatgtgatggaaaataatttagtttctttccaaataataaagaaaaaatgcagcTGTTGATGAGTTGAAAATAATCAGACTGTTGTTGGACTACTTCATAACgtttgaaatctgaaatccaCACTAACTGTCACGTTCCCTCCCAGACGTTCCCGCTCCCACATCCCAACGTTCTCAGGCGGACATCCCATGATCCCCAAACTGTACGTGATGCCATGGAAACAGGACATGAAGAACCAGAGGCTGCTGATGAAGGTAGGCGCCAGTGGAGGAAACAAACGCACCTCCCTGCAGACTGTGCAGtcagactgactgtgtgtgaatgtgtggttCAGAACGCAGCTCTGGCTGGGATCCCTGtgcttcctctggaggagtctttgtgtttttgtggtcgGGAGCGTTTCTCCAgacctactcctcctcctcctcctcctcctcctcctgggctCCTCTCAGCCAGACAGGACTGACAGCTCATCACTCCTCCCACTTCTCCAGGTGAAGCAGCTCATTCAGCTCAGATGCTGCGTTCAGGAACCTAAATGAAGATATTTCTGATGCTTTGCTGAAAATCAagtgaaacatctgctgctgttttcttgcaGGTACAACAGCTCTGTGGTGACGACCAGACGGCTTTATCAAACCTGTGGACAGATCAGTCCTTCAccacaaacacttcacacacacgtgtttaacgtggtttcagctgcaacacaaaTCTCAACAATAATAGTTTTGTGAACCAGTTTCCATCAGTCCTCTTGACTGAGTGATGAATTCAACtctttttcagcttctttttatCTCTGGGAGTCTTGACACCTTGATGCATATGTGAGGATTGTTGCAATAAACATCTCTGAAAAACACTTGATGTTGTGAGTTCACTCTAAGAAAGAAACTTCCTCAACGATACTGAGCTAGCTGACTGCAGAGAGGCTGGAGGCTAGCAGTCTGGAAGCTAGTTGACTCTAAGGCTAGGGAGGGAGATTTCCTGAAGGTCTAGATCCCCTGAAAGGTGACTCCTGGGATTTGGATGAGGTGGAAACATGCAGAGAGTTAAATAAGTC includes the following:
- the LOC125012694 gene encoding testis-expressed protein 43-like isoform X1, whose translation is MADAAGSSEPHERSRSHIPTFSGGHPMIPKLYVMPWKQDMKNQRLLMKNAALAGIPVLPLEESLCFCGRERFSRPTPPPPPPPPPGLLSARQD
- the LOC125012694 gene encoding uncharacterized protein LOC125012694 isoform X2 — translated: MADAAGSSEPHERSRSHIPTFSGGHPMIPKLYVMPWKQDMKNQRLLMKVQQLCGDDQTALSNLWTDQSFTTNTSHTRV